One genomic segment of Mycolicibacterium psychrotolerans includes these proteins:
- a CDS encoding DUF2752 domain-containing protein: MAPSPPTTRRNRLLIGLGTGAALVGSLAYIGIGDPHSPRFLFPACPFKALTGWNCPACGGLRMTHDVLHGDLAAAFVDNAFLLIGLPLLLAFVIVQRSRGKTVSSMPMLAVIIAAAVVWTVARNLPGFPLVPTVLTG, translated from the coding sequence ATGGCACCTAGCCCGCCGACCACCCGCCGGAACCGGCTGCTCATCGGCCTCGGTACCGGGGCCGCCCTGGTGGGCAGCCTCGCCTACATCGGCATCGGCGATCCCCATAGTCCGCGCTTCCTGTTCCCGGCCTGCCCGTTCAAAGCCCTCACAGGCTGGAACTGCCCGGCCTGCGGCGGACTGCGCATGACCCACGATGTGCTCCACGGTGATCTGGCCGCTGCGTTCGTCGACAATGCCTTCCTGCTCATCGGCCTACCGCTGCTGCTCGCGTTCGTGATCGTGCAGCGCTCCCGGGGGAAGACCGTGTCCAGCATGCCGATGCTCGCCGTCATCATCGCAGCTGCCGTTGTATGGACGGTCGCCCGAAATCTGCCCGGATTCCCGCTGGTCCCGACCGTTCTCACCGGGTAG